One region of Verrucomicrobiota bacterium genomic DNA includes:
- a CDS encoding DUF58 domain-containing protein, whose product MFYRGIKVTFTPHGIFVAFISLFMLLAAINYSNNAAYFIFFLIVSVSFVSGLYGFRSLWGLKVHLEGKAYAFAGSELHVKLSLSNENSEEKEFLECRLGNVPLSQKSRIIAPLAARTSHIHELAIPAPDRGVIHFECIKIQSHYPLGFFSFEKEFSIDLECLIYPKLESALLWPAPSVEMEDSDDEWSPSPGDSFAGHRPYTPGESQRHIDWKAYSRGKGLLIKDYRGGAVSEICFDYNGLKALDVEAKLSQLASWVVQAHEDHVEFTVNLLDEKFPASRGESHYRSIMRALALFPKVTGKV is encoded by the coding sequence ATGTTCTATCGTGGTATAAAAGTGACGTTTACGCCACATGGAATATTTGTGGCTTTTATATCACTTTTCATGTTATTAGCGGCCATTAACTATTCTAACAATGCTGCCTACTTTATTTTTTTTCTTATTGTCAGCGTTAGTTTCGTTTCTGGACTCTATGGGTTTAGAAGTTTATGGGGACTAAAGGTTCATCTTGAGGGTAAAGCTTATGCTTTTGCGGGTTCAGAGTTACATGTCAAGCTTTCGCTTAGTAATGAAAATTCTGAGGAGAAGGAGTTTTTAGAGTGTCGGCTTGGAAATGTTCCTTTATCGCAGAAGAGTCGAATCATTGCCCCACTGGCGGCTCGCACGAGTCATATTCATGAGTTGGCTATTCCAGCTCCTGATCGTGGAGTGATACATTTTGAGTGTATCAAGATTCAGTCACATTATCCTCTTGGCTTTTTTTCTTTTGAAAAAGAATTTTCGATTGATTTGGAGTGTCTTATTTATCCAAAGTTGGAGAGTGCACTGCTTTGGCCGGCACCTTCAGTTGAGATGGAGGATAGTGATGATGAGTGGTCCCCTTCACCCGGGGATTCTTTTGCGGGCCATAGACCCTATACTCCGGGGGAATCCCAAAGGCATATAGATTGGAAAGCCTATTCTCGAGGTAAAGGATTACTGATAAAGGATTACCGGGGGGGTGCAGTATCAGAGATCTGCTTTGATTACAATGGCTTAAAGGCGCTGGATGTTGAAGCGAAACTCTCTCAATTAGCAAGTTGGGTTGTTCAAGCTCACGAGGATCATGTAGAGTTTACGGTTAATCTGTTGGATGAAAAATTTCCAGCCAGCCGAGGAGAATCACATTACCGCTCTATCATGAGAGCGTTAGCTTTATTCCCCAAGGTAACAGGAAAGGTGTGA
- a CDS encoding ShlB/FhaC/HecB family hemolysin secretion/activation protein: protein MVNSALRHLYSGILTLCFASLIYAQDEGRIQPREIDATSDLPVIPQQEIPLDLDDTILVDALKALVFLNDEQSLSTHSMDAEGIVTREVSILDTESFRNKIQSYLGKPVSLSLLYEIAKETILYYRENNRPVVDVFAPEQDISNGVIQMVAIESKVGEINVQGNKWFSSNRIRELFSLKGSDGILISKIDQDLQRINQNPFRNVEVIFAPGTEDYTTDIILQTEDRFPVRFYSGWEDTGSDLTGDERWLFGFNWGDAFLQDHQMSYQFTGSSDFEMLAAHSGSYLIPLPWSHNLFFYGSYAESNADVTGSSIVGSSWQIGTRYTIPLPDFHNYSHELVLGYEFKQSDNLTDVVGLFQIGSLNDVSQFIFEYGGSLGDRIGATSLTITGVLSPGKMTSLNDDRAFQTSRNTIDSNADYAYVKISAERLFNLPWNFTTFHNFTLQVSNANLLPSEQLGVGGYYSVRGYDERELIDTDEGWLMRHELRTPSFSLFDLIGTQRESRDELQFLAFWDYADVSPFEPIAGGSPSESISSVGAGFRYTIGQYLSLRFDYGLQLIDVPGTTSRYNDRWHIGVLLSY, encoded by the coding sequence TTGGTAAATTCAGCACTCAGACATTTGTATAGCGGTATCCTCACACTGTGCTTTGCCAGCTTAATCTATGCTCAGGATGAGGGTCGCATTCAACCACGCGAAATAGATGCGACTAGTGATCTCCCCGTAATTCCCCAGCAAGAAATACCTTTAGACCTAGACGACACCATTCTTGTCGACGCCCTTAAAGCGCTTGTCTTTTTGAATGATGAACAAAGCCTCTCGACTCATTCAATGGATGCCGAAGGAATAGTTACAAGAGAGGTCTCTATTTTAGATACCGAGTCGTTCCGAAATAAAATTCAGAGCTACCTTGGGAAGCCAGTATCGCTTTCGCTTTTATACGAAATTGCCAAAGAGACCATTCTTTACTACAGAGAAAACAATCGTCCGGTCGTAGATGTATTTGCCCCAGAGCAGGATATTTCCAATGGGGTCATTCAAATGGTGGCTATTGAGTCAAAAGTTGGAGAAATTAATGTTCAAGGCAATAAATGGTTTTCTAGCAATAGAATACGAGAACTATTTAGCCTGAAAGGTTCTGATGGAATTCTAATCAGTAAAATTGATCAAGACCTTCAAAGAATAAACCAAAACCCCTTTCGCAATGTAGAGGTGATATTCGCACCTGGTACTGAAGATTATACGACTGATATCATCCTCCAGACCGAGGATCGGTTTCCAGTTCGATTCTACAGTGGCTGGGAAGACACCGGAAGTGATTTAACAGGTGACGAACGCTGGCTTTTTGGATTTAACTGGGGAGACGCTTTTTTGCAAGACCACCAGATGAGTTATCAGTTTACTGGTAGCAGTGACTTTGAAATGCTAGCTGCTCATTCCGGTTCTTATCTCATCCCATTACCTTGGAGTCACAATTTATTTTTTTACGGAAGCTATGCAGAGAGTAATGCTGACGTTACCGGCTCAAGCATCGTTGGTAGCAGTTGGCAAATAGGAACTCGCTATACGATTCCACTTCCAGATTTTCATAACTACAGTCACGAACTCGTATTGGGTTATGAATTTAAACAATCTGATAACTTAACAGATGTGGTCGGACTCTTTCAAATTGGCTCCCTTAATGATGTATCACAATTTATTTTTGAGTATGGAGGGTCCTTAGGAGATAGGATAGGTGCTACTTCCTTGACCATCACCGGAGTTTTGAGTCCCGGAAAGATGACGAGTCTTAATGATGACCGCGCATTCCAAACAAGTCGAAATACGATTGATAGCAATGCTGACTATGCTTATGTTAAAATTTCTGCAGAGCGCCTATTTAACCTACCATGGAATTTCACCACTTTTCATAACTTCACCTTACAAGTCTCTAATGCTAATCTTCTACCAAGTGAGCAGCTTGGTGTTGGCGGTTATTATTCAGTACGTGGATATGATGAACGTGAACTAATCGATACGGACGAAGGTTGGCTTATGAGACATGAGTTAAGAACTCCAAGCTTCAGCCTATTCGACCTCATAGGGACCCAGAGAGAATCTAGAGATGAGTTGCAGTTTTTAGCTTTTTGGGACTATGCTGATGTTTCACCTTTCGAACCAATCGCCGGGGGCTCTCCGAGTGAATCCATCTCTTCGGTGGGCGCAGGTTTTAGATATACGATCGGACAGTATCTAAGTTTAAGATTCGACTACGGGTTGCAGCTAATCGATGTTCCAGGTACGACATCGCGTTACAATGATAGATGGCACATTGGAGTTTTACTTTCATATTGA
- a CDS encoding filamentous hemagglutinin N-terminal domain-containing protein, which translates to MLVPYSAANPSGENVIRGSVAFERNGSTLTITQNTDRAIINWNEFSIAGGELTKFLQPSASSAALNRVINNTPSEIFGTLEATGKIYLINPSGILVGKSGVINTQGFVASTLDVTDDDFWAGSNITFKGDSKAMVKNLGNISVDGGDIFLIAKQVVNKGEISATDGTVGLASGEEILLTETPADSGRRLFVRLNNTGGPVETGVINEGVITSAQAELAAAGGNMYALAIKNSGKIRATGYQSAGGKIFLTAGENSKILQSGELSAELVVAEGPEGAKTFGGEIKIIAEEGVIEMTEGAIVNATGTDGGGTIHIGGSKRGDGPLPNAKQVTIQPNVTILADALENGNGGEIIVYANDTAQIYGTFSARGGAFSGDGGFVETSGKNFWIFPHWYSSVDVTAVNGLAGEFLIDPTRINIEQSTVAGGSVAGSPVSANTIFDFDINTFLASSNLTIESDSLVAGNGDIIVSGDVVINWTANTSLRVNAHRSIKIRSGAQIISTSGDITLISNETGVTGNFRGIDLDNTTLQTIDGNIMLIGSGGTTSNDNGVRLRNGTKIVSSNGDISITGQGGGDGLDGNGRGVLIVGNNTEVITSGSGNIFINGIGGSGNGDDNVGVLINNRAKITAGSTGNIEITGVGGIGLGSNNRGVFLGRNSVIENENGDIMLTGTSNTLNADAIFVNGRSSILVDNTDNDSGRRITIETGSGNLGEIDINGRLQARELVVTSNRNTDISSGSIVNNVIGIAASITGINQTFTFSQRESFRVTSIAGISGVQSNGDITLRSLSNTVTLVDGVMSSNGDIRIGANTFINNAGSNALQANEAWRVWSDNPVDDVVGSLTPDFIQFGRSFNRSNGVGDGLIYRDRPDGLSFGGTELSKVFDGNTDASAGLSESDFVFTFGGTQSELTPNALNNFSATYANANPNPVPEPLQEVTFDFDRIDRSKIIINGVEISAIGVRNRGVFSGFSQNIGRINPVLPPQVAGDEIAVPPIIDFDNDLEPLQDQSFANLTIQQLENVSTQAGGTNNFLFQPIVAEGPETLGEEEEYLIYVSSADVQ; encoded by the coding sequence TTGCTAGTCCCTTATTCAGCCGCTAATCCATCAGGAGAAAATGTCATCCGTGGAAGCGTGGCATTTGAACGCAACGGCTCTACCCTTACAATTACTCAGAATACAGATCGTGCGATCATCAACTGGAATGAATTCTCCATTGCAGGAGGAGAATTAACAAAATTCCTCCAACCAAGCGCCTCTTCTGCAGCTCTTAACCGTGTAATTAATAATACCCCTTCAGAGATATTTGGAACATTAGAGGCAACCGGAAAAATATATCTTATAAACCCAAGTGGAATTTTAGTAGGCAAGTCTGGGGTTATAAACACTCAAGGCTTTGTGGCATCAACATTAGATGTCACTGATGACGATTTCTGGGCCGGTAGTAACATAACCTTTAAGGGTGATAGTAAAGCCATGGTCAAAAACCTAGGCAACATCTCTGTAGATGGTGGAGACATTTTTCTCATTGCAAAGCAAGTGGTAAATAAAGGAGAAATCTCTGCTACAGATGGCACAGTGGGGTTAGCCTCAGGCGAAGAAATACTTCTCACCGAGACCCCTGCCGATTCTGGTAGAAGATTATTTGTAAGGTTGAATAATACTGGAGGGCCCGTAGAGACAGGCGTTATCAATGAAGGTGTGATTACGTCAGCTCAAGCCGAGTTAGCTGCAGCTGGCGGTAACATGTATGCGCTAGCCATTAAAAACAGTGGGAAAATTCGCGCTACAGGTTACCAAAGTGCCGGAGGAAAAATATTTTTAACTGCAGGGGAAAATAGCAAAATACTCCAAAGTGGTGAGCTTAGCGCAGAGCTTGTCGTGGCGGAGGGACCAGAAGGCGCAAAAACTTTTGGTGGAGAAATTAAAATCATTGCAGAAGAGGGTGTAATCGAAATGACTGAGGGTGCAATAGTAAATGCAACTGGAACAGATGGAGGCGGAACCATCCATATTGGTGGAAGCAAACGTGGGGACGGACCCCTGCCCAATGCAAAACAAGTAACAATCCAGCCTAACGTTACTATCTTAGCAGATGCCCTTGAAAATGGAAATGGAGGTGAAATCATTGTCTATGCAAATGACACCGCCCAAATATACGGAACCTTTTCCGCTCGCGGAGGAGCTTTTTCTGGCGACGGAGGATTTGTTGAGACCTCTGGAAAAAACTTCTGGATTTTTCCTCATTGGTATTCCTCGGTTGATGTAACAGCAGTAAATGGACTAGCGGGGGAATTTCTCATTGACCCTACTAGAATCAATATCGAACAAAGCACTGTAGCAGGCGGCTCCGTAGCTGGGTCTCCTGTATCAGCAAATACTATATTTGATTTTGATATCAATACGTTTTTAGCATCTTCAAACCTTACCATTGAGTCAGATAGTTTAGTGGCTGGCAACGGCGATATTATTGTCTCAGGAGATGTAGTTATCAACTGGACAGCCAATACCAGTTTAAGAGTTAACGCACACCGCTCAATTAAGATAAGAAGCGGAGCTCAAATCATAAGCACTTCTGGTGATATTACCCTCATAAGCAATGAGACTGGGGTAACGGGTAATTTTAGGGGCATTGATCTCGACAACACCACGCTTCAGACTATCGATGGAAACATCATGCTCATTGGCAGCGGGGGAACCACTTCCAATGACAATGGCGTTAGGCTCCGCAACGGAACTAAGATAGTAAGCAGTAATGGGGATATTTCCATTACAGGTCAAGGAGGGGGAGATGGCTTAGACGGAAATGGCCGTGGAGTTCTTATTGTTGGCAATAATACCGAAGTCATAACCTCTGGAAGTGGAAATATCTTCATCAACGGAATCGGTGGCAGTGGCAATGGTGATGATAATGTTGGCGTTCTTATCAACAACAGGGCAAAAATTACAGCGGGGAGCACAGGAAATATTGAAATTACCGGTGTTGGAGGCATCGGCTTAGGTAGCAACAACCGGGGCGTATTTCTTGGTAGAAATTCAGTTATTGAAAACGAAAACGGTGACATAATGCTTACGGGTACTTCTAACACATTAAACGCGGACGCCATCTTCGTTAATGGCAGGTCATCTATATTGGTTGACAACACAGACAATGACAGTGGACGACGAATCACCATTGAGACCGGTTCAGGCAATCTAGGGGAAATCGATATTAACGGCAGGTTACAAGCAAGGGAACTCGTCGTCACATCAAACAGAAACACTGATATATCAAGCGGCTCAATAGTCAATAATGTCATAGGCATCGCTGCATCAATCACGGGCATTAACCAAACTTTTACTTTCTCGCAAAGAGAATCTTTTCGAGTAACAAGCATAGCAGGTATATCTGGGGTTCAATCTAATGGTGATATTACCCTTAGAAGCTTAAGTAATACAGTTACCTTAGTTGATGGCGTTATGAGCAGCAACGGAGACATCAGAATCGGTGCCAACACCTTTATAAATAACGCCGGCTCGAACGCTCTTCAAGCTAACGAGGCATGGAGAGTCTGGTCAGATAATCCAGTAGATGATGTTGTTGGTAGCTTAACACCCGATTTCATTCAATTTGGACGCTCCTTTAATAGGAGTAATGGAGTCGGGGATGGCCTGATTTACAGAGATCGCCCAGACGGATTAAGCTTCGGTGGCACAGAACTCAGTAAAGTTTTTGACGGAAACACAGATGCTAGCGCTGGCCTTAGCGAATCAGACTTTGTTTTTACTTTTGGCGGAACCCAATCAGAGTTAACGCCCAATGCCCTCAATAATTTTTCTGCGACATATGCTAACGCAAATCCAAACCCCGTTCCCGAGCCTCTTCAAGAAGTGACCTTTGATTTTGATCGCATTGACAGAAGTAAAATCATTATCAATGGGGTCGAGATCAGTGCCATCGGTGTGAGAAATCGAGGTGTCTTTTCTGGATTTAGCCAGAACATAGGACGAATTAATCCAGTTCTTCCGCCTCAAGTAGCAGGCGATGAAATAGCCGTACCACCTATTATCGACTTTGATAACGATTTAGAACCTTTGCAAGATCAAAGTTTTGCTAACCTCACTATACAGCAGCTTGAAAACGTATCTACACAAGCAGGTGGAACGAATAACTTTCTATTTCAACCAATCGTTGCAGAAGGCCCCGAAACCCTAGGAGAGGAGGAAGAATATCTTATCTATGTTTCTTCCGCTGACGTGCAATAA
- a CDS encoding MoxR family ATPase produces the protein MKDSHYRILEAQKTIETIILGKSEVIRLGLCAILSRGHVLIEDVPGVGKTMLAVAISKSLGLGMNRIQFTSDLLPGDMTGNSIFNQEQQQFDFFRGPLFTQVVMADEVNRSSPKTQSALLEAMEEGQVTVDGMTYKLPQPFFVLATQNPGYQRGTFPLPESQLDRFMMKLSLGYPNRAAEKELIQSQSRSSLVNDLRPALKGEALLELQNEVDAVHVSEPIADYIIDILEKSRQQDAAGIGLSPRAGLALKKASQAWAFLEARGMVIPEDIQNIAPAVLGHRLGVGGQMEPLGEYALVEDLVQAVPVR, from the coding sequence ATGAAAGATAGTCATTATAGAATTTTAGAAGCACAGAAGACGATAGAAACAATTATTTTGGGTAAATCAGAAGTCATTCGTCTTGGTTTATGCGCTATATTATCGCGGGGTCATGTTCTGATTGAGGATGTGCCTGGTGTAGGCAAGACGATGCTTGCCGTAGCGATTTCAAAAAGTCTGGGACTGGGAATGAATCGTATTCAATTTACGAGTGATTTGCTGCCAGGTGATATGACAGGAAACTCTATTTTCAATCAGGAGCAGCAGCAGTTTGATTTTTTTCGAGGGCCTTTATTTACTCAGGTTGTGATGGCTGATGAGGTTAATAGATCAAGTCCTAAGACCCAATCCGCACTTCTTGAGGCGATGGAGGAAGGGCAAGTTACTGTAGATGGTATGACTTATAAGCTGCCTCAACCATTTTTTGTCTTGGCGACGCAAAATCCAGGTTATCAGAGAGGCACCTTTCCTTTGCCTGAATCACAATTGGACCGTTTTATGATGAAGCTGTCTTTAGGGTATCCTAATAGGGCTGCTGAGAAGGAACTCATCCAAAGCCAAAGTAGATCTAGTTTGGTGAATGACTTAAGACCAGCGCTAAAGGGTGAAGCACTATTGGAGCTACAAAATGAAGTAGATGCTGTTCATGTTTCTGAGCCTATTGCGGATTATATTATTGATATACTTGAAAAAAGCCGCCAGCAAGATGCCGCGGGAATAGGGTTGTCCCCTCGGGCAGGTTTAGCCCTAAAAAAAGCTTCTCAAGCTTGGGCGTTTTTAGAAGCCAGAGGCATGGTGATTCCTGAGGATATTCAAAATATAGCACCGGCAGTTTTGGGGCATCGTCTAGGGGTTGGAGGCCAGATGGAACCGTTGGGAGAATATGCTTTGGTTGAGGATTTAGTTCAGGCTGTTCCTGTAAGATAA
- a CDS encoding methyl-accepting chemotaxis protein, giving the protein MMTVPGFLKNYTQGLGLKLAIPCITLMILTISQLFLCFSTLSKQKDDGMLINLAGRQRTLTQKMSKEVLIYSAAKAENDASTQKMAKQLRNTMEVFSTTLNALIYSGDVPTSLNLGNTNYRKCAAATGEVLEQLLVVDGMWKRFSQHLENVLSLPLQETKGDLDAIRQQNVPLLKEMNKAVQLKQGKSETRVKLVSWFQYGGISITIFCILYLAVIIQVAIKHLNRDVHSLKFSSSVMRVIAHDIEEACGTVTEYAGAQTSSVENIGASVDEVSSVANSNSQKVKDSREATRDCAQNASQGVEEIHALEDCLSQANGATDDLTDSMQKIKEANSGVSKVISTINEIAFQTNILALNAAVEAARAGDAGAGFAVVANEVRSLALRSAQAAEETNKLINGSIDKSKQAVEASDKVVEVLDKINEQSERIRANFGRIAEKVGGVDQAFNEITTFIEEQNHSIQGVQSSISEISQLARDSSSHADHLAAFSNYLSNEANNLNSLMIDELKMVFGKEAGRLQEKEQREIQAILERLSTRGAQPYSDDMMTTAPRNSNQEPEESFY; this is encoded by the coding sequence ATGATGACGGTGCCTGGTTTTCTGAAAAATTACACACAGGGGCTGGGCCTGAAATTGGCGATACCTTGTATAACCTTAATGATCCTGACCATTTCGCAGCTTTTTCTATGTTTTTCCACACTCTCGAAACAAAAGGATGATGGAATGTTGATCAATTTAGCAGGTCGCCAGCGGACGCTTACCCAAAAGATGAGCAAGGAGGTACTCATCTATTCTGCTGCTAAAGCGGAGAATGATGCTTCAACTCAGAAAATGGCTAAGCAACTGCGAAACACTATGGAAGTTTTTTCCACAACTCTTAATGCCTTGATCTATTCAGGAGACGTCCCCACTTCACTGAATCTGGGAAATACGAACTACAGAAAATGTGCTGCTGCGACTGGTGAAGTTTTAGAGCAGTTACTTGTAGTGGATGGCATGTGGAAGAGATTTAGTCAACATTTAGAGAACGTTCTTTCCTTACCTCTGCAGGAGACAAAAGGCGATTTAGATGCCATCCGCCAACAAAATGTCCCACTACTAAAAGAAATGAACAAGGCGGTCCAACTCAAACAAGGGAAATCTGAGACAAGAGTAAAACTAGTCAGTTGGTTTCAATATGGCGGTATATCTATTACTATCTTCTGTATTTTGTATCTAGCAGTTATTATTCAAGTAGCTATCAAGCACTTAAACCGAGATGTTCATTCTCTAAAATTTAGTTCATCTGTGATGAGAGTTATAGCGCATGATATTGAAGAGGCATGTGGGACTGTCACAGAGTACGCGGGAGCGCAAACCAGCAGTGTGGAAAATATAGGGGCGTCAGTAGATGAGGTAAGTAGTGTAGCAAATAGCAATAGCCAAAAAGTTAAAGATAGTAGAGAAGCCACTCGAGATTGTGCGCAAAATGCATCCCAAGGTGTTGAAGAAATTCATGCTCTAGAGGATTGTTTGAGCCAAGCCAATGGTGCTACAGACGATCTAACTGATTCTATGCAAAAGATTAAAGAGGCCAATAGCGGGGTCTCCAAGGTGATTAGCACCATTAATGAGATTGCTTTCCAGACCAATATCTTAGCACTCAATGCGGCAGTAGAAGCAGCGCGGGCGGGTGATGCGGGAGCTGGTTTTGCAGTGGTCGCCAATGAGGTTCGGTCTCTAGCACTACGTAGTGCGCAAGCTGCTGAGGAAACCAATAAACTCATAAATGGTTCTATTGATAAAAGTAAACAGGCTGTAGAGGCCTCTGACAAAGTGGTGGAAGTTTTAGATAAGATTAATGAGCAGTCAGAGAGGATTCGTGCTAACTTTGGCCGTATTGCAGAAAAGGTTGGAGGAGTGGATCAAGCATTTAATGAAATAACTACCTTTATAGAAGAGCAGAACCATAGTATTCAGGGTGTTCAAAGCTCAATTTCTGAAATCAGTCAACTTGCCCGAGATTCATCATCGCATGCTGATCACTTAGCTGCTTTTTCGAATTACCTATCTAATGAAGCCAATAACTTGAATAGCCTGATGATCGATGAGCTCAAGATGGTCTTTGGGAAAGAGGCTGGTAGATTGCAGGAGAAAGAGCAGAGGGAAATCCAAGCTATCCTTGAAAGGTTGAGCACCAGGGGTGCGCAACCATATTCCGATGACATGATGACTACAGCTCCACGGAATTCTAATCAAGAACCAGAAGAGAGCTTTTACTAG
- a CDS encoding DUF3488 and transglutaminase-like domain-containing protein: MSNSNSFQLFKSNFMGQFGQPKLDQRTTYYAIACYVVSILPLLSYLPVWMSVFLLGAAVYRRCMLHYNGLQVPKFFAAFVFFIFVVTTLLSYGVLWGKDAGGLLFCGLYGLKLLETHNRKDYYVLITFSYFLLALSLLFSQSIIMCLFVLIQFGWVTYCLLEGHRSSRSSKVKSMKLLFKIILMAMPLVVFLYLFFPRIQTPLAITVLDGKSGFSEEVAPGSVTRMISDPRPAFRVTFPDGQIPSHSELYWRGTVLWRTLDGMKWVRGEGIRQHEPTLQVISDVDHEDLRSDFDRIYRQEILLLPHYEEWLMALDFPVAIPSYSRGYAGRIIAYPNKVRKKIRYEVISSSDSSSKDASEAFLEKALELPYRSTLSNRVVRLVQDLRASANEEEIVQNILDYYADNEFQYTLNPAVLSGDALDAFLFEEREGYCEHYSASFATLARACGLPARIVVGYMGGQWNDYGQFMMVRQQDAHVWNEVWLKGRGWVRVDPTSVVSPERIESGINNLRESMGSGLIFSVGENEFEVFKPGWMPEWLSKPLDETSARWDQANAKWDDFLGYDASRQLSVVQRLGFSPSNALMVLILAMIFGSIFLLMLMNWSIFRKKNKDPVLQEYEELAAYLRKNDLSPQKAEGAFTYLNRIKGNLDGSKQLSLEHFRDLYLILRYGEISDLTAISQAVKELKKLRKQVCS; this comes from the coding sequence ATGAGTAATTCGAATTCCTTTCAGCTCTTTAAGTCGAACTTTATGGGCCAGTTTGGTCAGCCTAAGCTAGATCAGAGAACTACCTATTATGCTATCGCTTGTTATGTGGTTTCAATCCTCCCGCTGCTGAGTTACTTGCCTGTGTGGATGAGTGTGTTTCTCTTGGGAGCGGCAGTATATCGGAGATGTATGTTGCATTATAATGGATTGCAAGTTCCCAAGTTCTTTGCTGCTTTTGTATTTTTCATTTTTGTCGTAACGACTTTATTGAGTTACGGGGTTTTATGGGGTAAAGATGCGGGTGGGCTTCTTTTCTGCGGCCTATATGGTCTTAAACTCTTAGAGACTCATAATCGAAAAGATTATTATGTGCTTATTACGTTTTCTTATTTTTTATTAGCCCTTTCACTCTTGTTTTCCCAATCCATCATCATGTGTCTTTTTGTTTTAATTCAGTTTGGCTGGGTTACTTATTGCCTCCTAGAAGGTCATCGATCGTCTCGATCCTCGAAAGTGAAATCCATGAAACTGCTCTTTAAAATCATCTTGATGGCTATGCCTTTGGTGGTCTTTCTGTATCTGTTCTTTCCCCGTATACAAACTCCTTTGGCTATTACAGTGTTGGATGGTAAAAGCGGTTTTTCGGAAGAAGTCGCTCCTGGCTCTGTTACAAGAATGATTTCTGATCCACGACCGGCCTTTCGAGTGACTTTTCCTGATGGGCAAATACCTTCCCATTCTGAATTGTATTGGCGCGGAACAGTTCTCTGGCGAACGCTGGACGGAATGAAATGGGTTCGAGGCGAAGGCATAAGGCAGCACGAGCCGACCTTACAAGTCATCTCCGATGTCGATCATGAAGATCTCCGTAGTGATTTTGACCGTATTTATCGACAAGAAATTCTACTTTTACCGCACTACGAAGAGTGGTTAATGGCCTTAGATTTTCCGGTGGCTATTCCTTCGTACTCAAGAGGTTATGCAGGCCGTATCATAGCGTATCCCAACAAAGTTCGTAAAAAGATCCGTTATGAAGTGATTTCCTCCAGTGATTCGTCCTCGAAAGATGCTAGTGAAGCTTTTTTGGAAAAAGCATTAGAATTACCATACCGCTCGACGCTAAGTAATCGCGTGGTTCGATTGGTGCAGGATCTGCGTGCGTCTGCCAACGAGGAAGAAATTGTTCAAAATATTCTGGATTATTACGCGGATAATGAATTTCAATACACACTCAACCCAGCCGTGTTATCTGGAGATGCCCTAGATGCATTTTTATTTGAGGAACGTGAGGGTTATTGTGAGCATTACTCAGCATCCTTTGCGACTTTAGCAAGAGCTTGCGGACTGCCGGCTAGAATCGTTGTTGGTTACATGGGAGGACAATGGAATGACTATGGGCAGTTTATGATGGTGCGTCAACAAGATGCCCATGTCTGGAATGAAGTATGGTTAAAGGGTCGAGGTTGGGTACGTGTTGATCCTACATCTGTAGTTTCTCCAGAGCGTATTGAGTCCGGTATCAATAACTTAAGAGAGAGCATGGGTAGTGGTCTGATTTTTTCTGTGGGGGAGAATGAATTTGAGGTCTTTAAACCGGGATGGATGCCTGAGTGGTTGTCAAAACCGCTGGATGAAACATCAGCTCGCTGGGACCAAGCCAATGCCAAGTGGGATGATTTTTTGGGTTATGACGCAAGTAGACAGTTGTCTGTGGTGCAACGGCTTGGTTTTAGTCCCTCTAATGCCTTGATGGTATTGATTTTAGCCATGATTTTTGGATCGATTTTTCTATTGATGCTTATGAATTGGTCAATTTTTAGAAAGAAAAATAAGGATCCGGTTCTCCAAGAATACGAAGAGCTGGCGGCTTATCTTCGAAAGAACGATCTTTCGCCTCAAAAAGCAGAAGGTGCTTTTACTTATCTCAATCGTATAAAAGGAAACTTAGATGGATCTAAGCAATTATCTCTAGAACACTTTCGAGACCTTTACTTGATCCTTAGATATGGGGAGATTTCAGACCTAACTGCAATCTCACAGGCAGTAAAAGAACTCAAAAAGCTACGTAAGCAAGTCTGTAGCTAA